A genomic window from Candidatus Krumholzibacteriia bacterium includes:
- a CDS encoding bifunctional salicylyl-CoA 5-hydroxylase/oxidoreductase has protein sequence MSSPILVIGGGPAGLYFSIQMKLRDPQRPVRVLERNPRGSTFGWGVVFSDGTLGRFREADADTYRSITDRFVHWDDIDVFYRGRVIRSGGHGFCGISRQALLDILVERAEALGVDVRFGEEIRPSGIPEAGLVVAADGVNSAIRAEYAAHFKPDVDVRRCKYVWLGTRKAFDAFTFYFEETPAGWYQAHCYPFGEGLSTFIVECTEETWRADGLDRMSTQEGIAFCERLFASHLGEERLVSNAAHLRGSAVWLNFSRVSCEKWHHGNIVLLGDSAATAHFSVGSGTKLAMESAISLAEHVKADGNQREALEAYESERRVEVLRLQNAARNSTEWFEEVGLKANLEPEQFAYSLITRSQRVSHESLRARDPGYLAAFESWLCARATDGRRSQAVPPMFLPFRVGEMELVNRIACSPMAMYSAIDGTVNDFHLVHLGSRALGGAGLIFTEMTCVSPEGRITPGCAGMYAQAHADAYRRIVDFIHRRSDARVALQLGHAGRKASTRVPWEGGEIPLASGNWPIMAPSAIPWTAAHAVPREMTRDDMDNVVRDFVAATQRAIGAGFDALELHCAHGYLLSSFISPLTNRRADAYGGSLENRMRFPLEVLAAVRAVWPRERPLGVRVSATDWVEGGIGIEDSVAIARMVRARGADFIDVSAGQVTPDQKPVYGRMFQVPFAERIRLETGMATLAVGNIYEPDHANSIIAAGRADLCLLARPHLWDPMWTLRAAAQTGYEDVRWPEQYDTGRRQLETLMRRAREAPAEPI, from the coding sequence ATGTCGTCTCCCATCCTCGTCATCGGCGGCGGTCCCGCCGGCCTGTATTTCTCCATCCAGATGAAGCTGCGCGACCCGCAGCGCCCGGTCAGGGTGCTGGAGCGCAATCCGCGTGGCAGCACCTTCGGCTGGGGGGTGGTGTTCTCCGACGGCACACTGGGCCGCTTCCGCGAGGCGGATGCGGACACCTACCGCAGCATCACCGACCGCTTCGTGCACTGGGATGATATCGACGTCTTCTACCGCGGCCGCGTGATCCGCTCGGGCGGACACGGCTTCTGTGGCATCTCGCGCCAGGCGCTGCTGGACATCCTGGTGGAGCGGGCCGAGGCGCTCGGCGTGGACGTCCGCTTTGGTGAGGAAATCCGCCCCTCCGGCATCCCCGAGGCCGGCCTCGTGGTTGCGGCCGATGGCGTAAATAGCGCAATACGAGCGGAATACGCGGCGCACTTCAAGCCCGACGTAGACGTCCGGCGCTGCAAGTACGTGTGGCTGGGGACGCGCAAGGCATTCGATGCGTTCACCTTCTACTTCGAGGAAACGCCTGCCGGGTGGTACCAGGCGCACTGCTACCCATTCGGAGAGGGATTGAGCACGTTCATCGTGGAGTGCACGGAGGAGACCTGGCGCGCGGACGGTCTCGACCGCATGTCGACCCAGGAGGGGATCGCCTTCTGCGAGCGCCTGTTCGCGAGCCATCTCGGCGAAGAGCGCCTGGTTTCGAACGCCGCGCACCTGCGCGGGTCGGCGGTGTGGCTCAACTTCTCCCGCGTCAGTTGCGAGAAGTGGCACCACGGCAACATCGTCCTGCTGGGGGACTCCGCGGCCACGGCCCACTTCTCGGTAGGGTCCGGCACCAAGCTCGCCATGGAGAGCGCGATCTCGCTGGCGGAGCACGTCAAGGCGGATGGCAATCAGCGGGAGGCACTGGAAGCGTACGAGTCGGAACGACGCGTGGAAGTGCTGCGGCTCCAGAACGCGGCGCGCAACAGCACCGAGTGGTTCGAGGAGGTGGGACTGAAGGCCAACCTGGAACCCGAGCAGTTCGCCTACAGCCTCATCACGCGCAGCCAGCGCGTGAGCCACGAGAGCCTGCGCGCGCGCGACCCCGGCTACCTTGCCGCATTCGAGTCCTGGCTCTGCGCGAGGGCGACCGATGGCCGGCGCTCGCAGGCGGTCCCGCCCATGTTCCTCCCGTTCCGGGTGGGGGAGATGGAACTGGTCAACCGCATCGCGTGTTCGCCCATGGCCATGTACAGCGCGATCGATGGCACCGTGAACGATTTTCACCTGGTGCACCTCGGTTCACGCGCGTTGGGAGGCGCGGGGCTCATCTTCACCGAGATGACGTGTGTCTCGCCGGAAGGACGCATCACCCCCGGGTGCGCGGGCATGTACGCGCAGGCCCATGCCGACGCGTACCGGCGCATCGTGGATTTCATCCACCGCCGGAGCGACGCGCGCGTCGCGCTGCAGCTGGGCCACGCCGGGCGCAAGGCGTCCACGCGCGTGCCGTGGGAGGGCGGGGAGATCCCGCTCGCGTCGGGGAACTGGCCCATCATGGCGCCGTCCGCTATTCCGTGGACGGCGGCGCACGCGGTGCCGCGCGAGATGACCCGCGACGACATGGACAACGTGGTCAGGGATTTCGTGGCGGCCACGCAGCGCGCGATCGGTGCCGGCTTCGACGCGCTGGAGCTGCACTGCGCGCACGGCTATCTGCTGTCGAGTTTCATTTCGCCGCTGACGAACCGGCGCGCGGATGCCTACGGCGGTTCGCTGGAGAACCGCATGCGCTTTCCGCTGGAAGTCCTGGCCGCGGTGCGGGCGGTGTGGCCGCGGGAGCGGCCGCTGGGGGTGCGCGTATCGGCGACGGACTGGGTGGAGGGGGGCATCGGCATCGAGGACAGCGTTGCCATCGCGCGCATGGTGCGCGCGCGCGGTGCGGATTTCATCGACGTGTCGGCGGGGCAGGTGACGCCGGACCAGAAGCCGGTCTACGGCCGCATGTTCCAGGTTCCGTTCGCGGAGCGAATCCGCCTCGAGACGGGGATGGCGACGCTGGCGGTGGGCAACATCTACGAGCCGGATCACGCCAACAGCATCATCGCGGCGGGGCGCGCGGACCTGTGCCTGCTGGCGCGGCCCCATCTGTGGGATCCCATGTGGACGTTGCGCGCGGCGGCGCAGACGGGCTATGAAGACGTGCGTTGGCCCGAGCAATACGACACGGGCCGGCGTCAGCTGGAAACACTCATGCGGCGTGCGCGCGAGGCGCCCGCCGAACCTATCTGA
- a CDS encoding SDR family oxidoreductase, whose protein sequence is MTHNIDLPLAGRHLVVTGGSRGIGAAVAQALAQRGAALTLIGRDESRLRAVAETLPAPAAGGRHATVIADLTVERGAAAAIESARAALGEPYGLVNNAGAAESGAFLDTATTVWRGMLDVNLMAAVFCTRGVLPAMLAKGTGRIVNVASTAGLTGYRYVSAYVAAKHALVGFTRALAMETARDGVTVNAVCPGYTDTELLAESVERASARTGRSADEIRAVYERSNPQGRLIEPGEVAGAVAWLCEPDQKSITGQTLVVDGGSIL, encoded by the coding sequence ATGACGCACAACATCGATCTACCGCTGGCGGGACGTCACCTGGTGGTGACCGGTGGCTCGCGTGGTATCGGTGCCGCGGTGGCACAGGCGCTCGCGCAGCGTGGTGCCGCGCTGACGCTCATCGGTCGCGACGAATCGCGCCTGCGGGCGGTGGCGGAAACGCTGCCCGCGCCGGCGGCGGGGGGGCGCCACGCGACGGTGATCGCGGACCTGACGGTGGAGAGGGGCGCTGCTGCGGCCATCGAGTCCGCGCGCGCGGCGCTGGGTGAACCCTATGGACTGGTCAACAACGCGGGCGCGGCCGAATCGGGTGCGTTCCTGGACACCGCCACCACGGTGTGGCGGGGCATGCTCGACGTCAACCTGATGGCGGCGGTATTCTGCACGCGCGGGGTACTGCCCGCCATGCTTGCTAAGGGCACGGGGCGGATCGTCAACGTGGCCAGCACGGCGGGCCTCACCGGCTACCGGTACGTGAGTGCCTACGTCGCCGCCAAGCACGCACTGGTGGGATTTACCCGTGCGCTGGCCATGGAAACCGCGCGCGACGGAGTCACCGTGAACGCGGTGTGTCCTGGCTATACCGACACGGAACTGCTGGCCGAATCGGTGGAGCGGGCATCCGCGCGTACCGGCAGGAGCGCGGACGAGATTCGTGCCGTCTACGAGCGGTCCAACCCGCAGGGCCGCCTCATCGAGCCCGGCGAGGTTGCCGGTGCGGTGGCGTGGCTGTGCGAGCCGGACCAGAAGTCCATTACCGGACAGACCCTCGTTGTCGACGGCGGGAGCATTCTCTAA
- a CDS encoding enoyl-CoA hydratase family protein, translated as MDPASFQPQHFAWEFDNGVATVTLNRPERRNALTFESYAELRDTFRALRDADTVRAVVVRGAGGNFCSGGDVHEIIGPLVAMPPRELAAFTRMTGDLVIAMLTCRQIIVAAIDGVCVGAGAAIAMASDIRFGTPQSRVGFLFVRVGLAGCDMGACAMLPRIIGHGRAAELLYTGRMMDGAEAHANGFFNRLPAADALAAEAAAFAREIADGPMMAHRVTKRMLLEEWAMDVVPAVVAEAREQALLMQSKDFRRAYEAFTRKEAPRFEGD; from the coding sequence ATGGATCCGGCATCATTCCAGCCGCAGCATTTCGCATGGGAGTTCGATAACGGTGTCGCCACCGTTACACTGAACCGGCCGGAGCGTCGCAACGCGCTCACGTTCGAGTCCTACGCCGAGTTGCGCGACACCTTTCGCGCCTTGCGTGACGCCGATACCGTGCGCGCGGTGGTCGTGCGCGGTGCGGGCGGCAACTTCTGCTCCGGCGGCGACGTGCACGAGATCATCGGCCCGCTGGTGGCCATGCCGCCCCGGGAACTGGCGGCCTTCACGCGCATGACCGGTGATCTGGTCATCGCCATGCTCACCTGCCGCCAGATCATCGTGGCCGCAATTGACGGTGTGTGCGTGGGCGCGGGTGCGGCCATCGCCATGGCATCGGACATCCGTTTCGGCACGCCGCAGAGCCGTGTGGGATTCCTGTTCGTGCGCGTGGGGCTGGCCGGGTGCGACATGGGGGCGTGCGCGATGCTGCCGCGGATCATCGGGCACGGGCGCGCGGCCGAACTGCTGTACACGGGACGTATGATGGACGGCGCGGAGGCGCACGCGAACGGTTTCTTCAACCGCCTGCCCGCCGCCGATGCACTTGCGGCCGAGGCGGCTGCGTTTGCGCGCGAGATCGCCGATGGCCCCATGATGGCGCACCGCGTCACCAAGCGCATGTTGCTCGAGGAATGGGCCATGGACGTCGTGCCCGCGGTGGTGGCCGAAGCCCGCGAGCAGGCGCTCCTGATGCAGAGCAAGGACTTCCGTCGCGCCTACGAGGCATTCACACGCAAGGAAGCACCCCGCTTCGAGGGAGACTGA
- a CDS encoding acyl-CoA dehydrogenase family protein, translated as MDAQPHLQWPFLDDTHRALAARASAWTAELAALRAEPDAERATRALVRSLGGAGLLAYAAGVGGRLDVRALCVLRETLAAAWGLADFAFAMQGLGSAPIALFGSEAQREKYLPRVAGGEAVAAFALSEAGAGSDVGAIATTARRDGGHYVLDGEKRWISNGGIADFYVVFVRTGEGPATKGLSAIVVDAGTAGLDTSDRVEVIAPHPMANLRFDGCRVPVSNLVGDAGRGIAVALGTLDTFRATVGAAAVGLARHALAEALAHATTRHQFGAPLSDYQLIRAKLADMATAIDASALLVYRAAWTRDTRAERVTLEAGMAKAFATESAQRVIDEAVQILGALGVCAGSPVEELYREIRPLRIYEGTTEIQKLVIARALLDRNGKEGTP; from the coding sequence ATGGACGCGCAGCCGCACCTGCAGTGGCCGTTTCTCGATGACACGCACCGTGCATTGGCAGCGCGGGCGTCGGCGTGGACCGCCGAGCTCGCGGCTCTGCGCGCTGAACCCGACGCGGAGCGCGCCACGCGTGCGCTGGTTCGCTCGCTGGGTGGGGCGGGCCTGCTCGCCTACGCGGCCGGGGTCGGCGGACGCCTGGACGTGCGAGCGCTGTGCGTGTTGCGCGAGACACTGGCGGCGGCCTGGGGGCTCGCCGATTTTGCCTTCGCCATGCAGGGGCTGGGCAGCGCACCGATCGCCCTGTTCGGGAGCGAGGCGCAGCGCGAGAAGTACCTGCCCCGGGTGGCCGGCGGAGAGGCCGTCGCGGCGTTTGCGCTGAGCGAGGCGGGGGCGGGATCGGACGTGGGGGCCATTGCCACCACCGCGCGGCGCGATGGCGGCCACTACGTGCTCGACGGAGAGAAGCGCTGGATATCCAACGGCGGCATCGCGGACTTCTACGTGGTTTTTGTGCGCACCGGCGAAGGCCCGGCAACGAAGGGGCTCTCCGCCATCGTGGTGGACGCGGGCACGGCCGGGCTCGACACGAGCGACCGCGTCGAGGTGATCGCACCGCACCCGATGGCGAACCTCCGCTTCGACGGTTGCCGCGTTCCGGTGAGCAACCTGGTGGGTGACGCCGGCCGCGGCATCGCGGTGGCGCTGGGAACGCTGGATACGTTCCGGGCCACGGTGGGTGCGGCGGCGGTGGGGTTGGCGCGCCACGCACTGGCGGAAGCGCTGGCGCACGCCACCACGCGGCACCAGTTCGGCGCCCCCCTGTCCGACTATCAATTGATCCGCGCCAAGCTGGCCGACATGGCCACCGCCATCGACGCCAGCGCGCTGCTCGTGTACCGGGCCGCGTGGACGCGGGACACGCGCGCGGAGCGGGTGACGCTGGAGGCGGGCATGGCCAAGGCCTTCGCCACGGAGTCCGCGCAACGCGTCATCGACGAGGCCGTGCAGATCCTGGGAGCGCTGGGCGTGTGTGCGGGATCGCCGGTGGAAGAGTTGTACCGCGAGATCCGTCCGCTGCGCATCTACGAGGGCACCACCGAGATCCAGAAACTGGTCATCGCGCGCGCGTTGCTCGACCGGAACGGAAAGGAAGGAACGCCATGA
- a CDS encoding RidA family protein: MKRTLHPEGWVRPKGYSYGVEAEGRLVFVSGQIGTDEAGRFVGTDLVTQTGRALENIAAVLATAGANTDDIVRMTWFVTDIEEYRRSQRELGDAYRKVMGAHYPPMTLVAVTALVERQARVEIEATAVVVRGDVSR; encoded by the coding sequence ATGAAGCGGACACTCCATCCCGAGGGCTGGGTGCGGCCGAAGGGTTACAGCTACGGTGTCGAGGCGGAGGGACGACTGGTGTTCGTTTCCGGCCAGATCGGCACGGACGAGGCGGGCCGGTTCGTCGGCACGGACCTGGTCACGCAGACGGGCCGCGCGCTGGAGAACATTGCCGCCGTTCTCGCCACCGCGGGCGCGAACACCGATGACATCGTGCGCATGACCTGGTTCGTCACGGATATCGAAGAATACAGGCGTTCGCAGCGTGAGCTGGGCGATGCCTACCGCAAGGTCATGGGCGCGCACTATCCGCCCATGACCCTGGTGGCGGTGACGGCGCTGGTCGAGCGCCAGGCGCGCGTGGAGATCGAGGCCACCGCCGTGGTGGTGCGGGGGGATGTATCCCGGTGA
- a CDS encoding benzoate-CoA ligase family protein: MTHAARVTFPETFSLADYFLFDRLQEGLGEKTALRFGPRAYSYGDVAARSLAVARFLGARGVEREQRVYVVLPDTPPFAWAFFGALANGSVVAMGNPVAPRDDLAYVIDYVRASALITVPAVVRDLAPALASATQLKTVLVVPDVATGEDPEGECELPALTACEVLALRDAVAAGRVMHTPRREIRRDDPAIWLFTSGSTGRPKAAVHAQRDFAYNTEVYAKRTVGYRREDVTVSVPGLFFGYATGTNLMFPFAVGATSCLFAERPTPEVLAGAVDMYRPTVVTNVPTMMSKLLEYDAARREAGETPLDFSSIRFHLSAGEALPPPLLERFMGRFGNDVYDGIGSAEMFHIYASNRPGDIRPGSLGRAVEGYELRVLATDAGAPGAPELPRGETGVLWVRGESVAFEYHGDRDKSWSTFYGPWCRTGDLFRMDADGYLWFSGRADSLFKVGGVFVAPLEIEECLMTHGAVSLAAVIPAEDAGLTKPKAFVVLREGTVAAGNTLQRELQEHVKERLSKHKYPRWVVFVDDLPRNDRGKIDRRVLVERERRGENS, from the coding sequence GTGACGCACGCCGCGCGGGTGACCTTTCCGGAGACGTTCTCGCTGGCCGACTACTTCCTCTTCGACCGACTGCAGGAGGGCCTGGGGGAGAAGACCGCGTTGCGCTTCGGCCCGCGCGCATACAGCTACGGGGATGTGGCGGCGCGCAGCCTGGCGGTGGCGCGCTTCCTCGGCGCTCGCGGGGTGGAGCGCGAGCAGCGCGTGTACGTCGTTCTGCCCGACACGCCGCCCTTTGCGTGGGCGTTCTTCGGCGCGCTGGCCAATGGTTCGGTGGTGGCCATGGGGAATCCGGTGGCGCCACGCGACGACCTGGCATACGTGATCGACTACGTGCGTGCGTCCGCGCTTATAACCGTGCCGGCGGTCGTGCGTGATCTCGCACCGGCGCTCGCCAGTGCGACGCAGCTCAAGACGGTGCTGGTGGTGCCGGACGTGGCCACCGGGGAAGATCCCGAAGGCGAATGTGAACTCCCGGCACTGACCGCCTGCGAGGTGCTGGCGCTGCGCGACGCAGTCGCGGCCGGCCGCGTCATGCACACGCCGCGCCGGGAGATCCGCCGCGACGATCCCGCCATCTGGCTGTTCACCTCGGGTTCGACCGGCCGTCCCAAGGCCGCCGTGCACGCGCAGCGCGACTTCGCGTACAACACGGAGGTCTACGCGAAGCGCACGGTGGGTTACCGGCGGGAAGACGTCACTGTCAGTGTGCCCGGACTGTTTTTCGGATACGCCACCGGCACCAACCTCATGTTCCCGTTCGCGGTGGGTGCCACTTCGTGCCTGTTCGCGGAGCGTCCAACGCCCGAAGTGCTCGCGGGTGCCGTCGACATGTATCGCCCCACCGTCGTCACCAACGTGCCCACCATGATGTCGAAACTGCTCGAGTACGATGCGGCGCGGCGCGAGGCCGGCGAAACGCCGCTCGACTTCTCATCCATTCGATTCCACCTCTCCGCCGGCGAGGCGCTGCCGCCGCCGCTGCTGGAACGGTTCATGGGGCGCTTTGGCAACGATGTGTACGACGGTATCGGCTCGGCGGAGATGTTTCACATCTACGCCTCCAACCGTCCCGGCGACATTCGGCCGGGTTCGCTGGGGCGCGCGGTGGAGGGCTACGAGCTACGCGTGCTTGCCACCGACGCTGGCGCCCCCGGGGCGCCCGAGTTGCCGCGTGGCGAGACCGGCGTGCTGTGGGTGCGCGGGGAGAGCGTGGCCTTTGAGTATCACGGCGACCGCGACAAGAGCTGGAGCACCTTCTATGGACCCTGGTGCCGCACCGGCGACCTGTTCCGCATGGACGCGGATGGCTACCTGTGGTTCTCGGGACGCGCGGACAGCCTGTTCAAGGTGGGGGGCGTGTTCGTCGCACCGCTGGAGATCGAGGAGTGCCTGATGACGCACGGCGCGGTGTCGCTGGCGGCGGTCATCCCGGCCGAGGACGCGGGTCTCACCAAGCCCAAAGCGTTCGTGGTGCTGCGCGAGGGCACGGTCGCAGCGGGGAACACGTTGCAGCGCGAACTGCAGGAGCACGTCAAGGAGCGCCTCTCCAAGCACAAGTACCCGCGCTGGGTGGTGTTCGTGGATGACCTGCCGCGCAACGACCGGGGCAAGATCGATCGCAGGGTGCTCGTCGAGCGCGAGCGCAGGGGAGAGAATTCATGA
- a CDS encoding creatininase family protein — protein MSDGAERIFAAGLTSEEFAAAAGGGRLCILLPVGAIEPHGPHLPLDTDLIISRAAAVRAAALLRMEGVPALVAPDAPYGVTECARDFAGAVGVPASDVENYLRGVVSGWLRAGAAHVCLVNNHLEPANDAAVRAAAAGFEAGRASAATPLERRFARTLSDEFKRGACHAGEYETSIVMAAAPGAVRDALRRELPEVDISLSENLARGVERFSEMGLERAYAGAPARASSAHGEDMLDRLAEMIATTVREAIALRD, from the coding sequence ATGAGCGACGGCGCCGAAAGAATCTTCGCGGCGGGGCTGACGTCGGAGGAGTTCGCCGCGGCGGCGGGCGGTGGCCGGCTGTGCATTCTGCTGCCGGTGGGTGCCATCGAACCCCATGGGCCGCACCTGCCGCTCGACACGGACTTGATCATCTCCCGCGCTGCCGCGGTGCGAGCAGCCGCCTTGTTGCGGATGGAGGGTGTCCCGGCGCTGGTCGCCCCGGATGCCCCCTACGGGGTCACGGAGTGCGCGCGCGACTTTGCCGGCGCGGTGGGCGTCCCGGCAAGCGATGTTGAGAATTACCTGCGTGGGGTCGTGTCCGGGTGGTTGCGCGCCGGCGCCGCCCACGTGTGCCTGGTGAACAACCACCTCGAGCCCGCGAACGATGCGGCGGTGCGTGCCGCGGCCGCTGGTTTCGAGGCGGGGCGGGCAAGCGCCGCCACCCCGCTGGAACGGCGCTTCGCGCGCACCCTATCCGACGAGTTCAAGCGGGGCGCATGCCACGCGGGTGAGTACGAGACGTCGATCGTGATGGCCGCCGCACCCGGTGCGGTGCGCGACGCGTTGCGCCGGGAACTGCCCGAAGTCGACATCAGTCTTTCAGAAAACCTCGCGCGGGGTGTCGAACGCTTCAGCGAGATGGGGCTCGAGCGCGCCTATGCGGGCGCACCGGCCCGTGCGTCGTCCGCGCACGGCGAGGACATGCTCGACCGCCTCGCGGAGATGATCGCCACCACCGTCCGCGAGGCCATCGCTCTGCGCGACTGA
- a CDS encoding flippase-like domain-containing protein: protein MKRRLFLGVIISAAFLWMAARGIDWAQFRASLARAQWIYLVPAIVLTMLGHFSRALRWKIMMNPIKRCGIGPLWSATAIAFMVNNLLPARVGEFVRAFAIGRSEKVSRSAAFATIVYERVVDVFVLILLLWYCMVTISGPEWLGRSAGILIVFNVALLALLFAMVRWRARFRAILAGAFRALPDRARGRLDTSADSFIDGLGVVTQPRSLIPIALLSVVVWGCAVLGVYFCVLAFGFEIPFLASVFLIVIISIGSMIPSAPAFLGTMQYACVIGLAAFAVQRADALAYSTIYHATQFFPITIVGLYYAWRSQLHFSDLSGKQMN, encoded by the coding sequence ATGAAACGGCGGCTGTTCCTTGGCGTGATCATCAGCGCCGCCTTCCTGTGGATGGCGGCGCGCGGCATCGACTGGGCGCAGTTCCGCGCCTCGCTGGCGCGCGCGCAGTGGATATACCTCGTCCCGGCCATCGTGCTCACCATGCTGGGACACTTCAGCCGCGCTCTACGCTGGAAGATCATGATGAACCCCATCAAGCGGTGCGGAATCGGACCGCTGTGGTCCGCCACCGCCATCGCCTTCATGGTGAACAACCTGTTGCCGGCGCGGGTCGGAGAGTTCGTGCGCGCATTCGCCATCGGACGTTCCGAGAAGGTAAGCCGCTCCGCGGCCTTCGCCACCATCGTCTACGAGCGCGTGGTGGACGTCTTCGTGCTCATCCTCCTGCTGTGGTACTGCATGGTGACCATCTCCGGCCCGGAATGGCTCGGGCGCAGCGCCGGTATCCTCATCGTGTTCAACGTGGCCCTGCTCGCGCTGCTCTTCGCAATGGTGCGCTGGCGTGCGCGCTTTCGCGCCATCCTGGCCGGCGCCTTCCGCGCCCTGCCGGACCGCGCCCGCGGGCGCCTGGATACCTCCGCGGACTCGTTCATCGACGGCCTGGGCGTGGTCACACAGCCGCGATCCTTGATCCCGATAGCGCTGCTCTCCGTGGTGGTGTGGGGATGCGCCGTACTCGGCGTCTACTTCTGCGTGCTCGCGTTCGGGTTCGAGATTCCATTCCTCGCCAGCGTGTTCCTCATCGTGATCATTTCCATCGGATCCATGATCCCCTCCGCACCCGCGTTCCTGGGCACGATGCAGTACGCCTGCGTCATCGGCCTGGCAGCCTTCGCAGTGCAACGCGCCGACGCGCTGGCCTACTCGACCATCTACCACGCCACCCAGTTCTTCCCCATAACGATCGTGGGGCTGTACTACGCCTGGCGCTCGCAGCTGCATTTCTCGGATTTGTCTGGGAAACAGATGAACTGA
- a CDS encoding DUF2304 domain-containing protein, producing MRPVQFVLILLLLGVLMLYFSRLRSGLLDRVVVLLFGLLGIAMVVAPDWTNGVAHLVGVGRGVDLFFYLAIVGFAFAGLVLYSKVRDLELQITKLVRIVAIDRARQPDAIQVPEERDGP from the coding sequence ATGAGACCGGTACAGTTTGTACTCATTCTGCTGCTTCTCGGCGTGCTGATGCTCTACTTTAGCCGGCTCCGCTCGGGGCTGCTCGACCGGGTCGTCGTCCTGCTGTTTGGACTGCTCGGCATCGCGATGGTGGTTGCGCCGGACTGGACCAACGGCGTCGCCCACCTGGTCGGCGTGGGCCGGGGCGTGGATCTCTTCTTCTATTTGGCCATCGTTGGCTTCGCCTTTGCCGGGCTGGTGCTGTACTCGAAAGTCCGCGATCTGGAGTTGCAGATCACCAAGCTGGTACGCATCGTCGCAATCGACCGCGCACGCCAGCCGGACGCGATCCAGGTACCCGAAGAGCGGGACGGGCCCTGA
- a CDS encoding glycosyltransferase family 2 protein, with protein sequence MTSNRDVYVVIAAHNEGRVIRTTVIPLVERGYSVVVVDDASSDDTERQLEGLPVSVLRHGINLGQGAALQSGMQFALRRGARYIVHFDADGQHRVSDIDALLAPLRSGQADVALGSRFLRAEDRAAVPARRRLLLRGGVVVNGLLTGLWLSDAHNGLRALTAQAASRIELRENRFAHASEILNQIRRARLRHVEVPTAIVYTAYSMEKGQSSLNAVKIVIDLLLRRIFR encoded by the coding sequence GTGACGTCCAACCGCGACGTGTACGTCGTCATTGCCGCGCACAACGAGGGGCGCGTGATTCGTACCACGGTGATCCCGCTCGTCGAACGCGGCTACTCGGTGGTGGTAGTCGACGACGCTTCCAGCGACGACACCGAGCGCCAGCTCGAGGGGCTGCCGGTCAGCGTCCTGCGCCACGGCATCAATCTCGGCCAGGGTGCGGCGTTGCAGAGCGGAATGCAGTTCGCGCTCCGCCGGGGAGCACGCTACATCGTGCATTTCGACGCCGACGGACAGCATCGCGTGAGCGACATCGACGCACTTCTCGCTCCGCTCCGCTCCGGCCAGGCCGACGTGGCGCTCGGATCACGCTTTCTTCGCGCGGAAGACCGCGCCGCGGTGCCCGCGCGCCGGCGGCTGCTGCTGCGCGGCGGCGTGGTCGTCAACGGCCTGTTGACCGGGCTGTGGTTGTCCGACGCGCACAACGGATTGCGCGCACTCACCGCGCAGGCGGCCTCCCGCATCGAGTTGCGCGAGAACCGCTTTGCACACGCATCCGAAATCCTGAACCAGATTCGACGGGCCCGCTTGCGCCATGTCGAGGTACCGACGGCCATCGTCTACACCGCCTACTCCATGGAAAAGGGCCAGTCGTCGCTGAACGCGGTCAAGATCGTCATCGACCTGTTGCTGAGGAGGATCTTTCGATGA
- a CDS encoding YjbQ family protein — protein sequence MKIETARLQFNTDDGASLSDVTAEVNAFVRDSAFQAGLCILTVAGDGCCLTLAPDLDDDMDDLLRIVRTHLATPAPSAPTDENRDRLDVDDSGYPAAGVVADSITLTIRDGGMNLGSWDGVILLDARGPRPCPVDVTLMGA from the coding sequence ATGAAGATCGAGACGGCACGCCTTCAGTTCAACACCGACGACGGTGCGTCCCTCTCGGACGTCACCGCCGAAGTGAATGCGTTCGTGCGCGACTCCGCCTTCCAGGCCGGACTGTGCATTCTAACCGTGGCGGGCGATGGCTGCTGCCTGACGCTGGCACCCGACCTCGACGATGACATGGACGACCTGCTGCGGATCGTGCGCACCCACCTCGCCACCCCGGCGCCGTCCGCACCCACCGACGAAAACCGTGACCGCCTCGACGTGGATGACTCGGGATACCCGGCGGCCGGGGTGGTAGCCGACTCGATCACGCTGACCATTCGGGACGGCGGGATGAACCTGGGAAGCTGGGACGGCGTCATTCTTCTGGACGCGCGCGGACCGCGCCCATGCCCGGTGGACGTGACCCTGATGGGCGCATGA